GTCATCTAACGTCATGTATTATTTTGTGTAAAATCGTGTCGCTACGCGGCTGCTATGATTTAAACCCATGATCTCTTGCTTCGCTCGTAGCCTCCTCTATCACTCCACCCCTGGTCACCTGTGCCTAGATTCTGTTTTGATTCTCTACATATTATACTAACCTAAGATTAAATTGCTTGTTTGAGGTCCTAagagaattcaaataaaaaaatattgaactacaaagtttcataacttttcgagatctacaactttgatgttgtaagTTTTTTTGATCCGAAGTCAtttgcaaaatttgaattttaaatttgagaaattcaaacatatattcaaaattctaaatgaattcaaataaaaaagttatgAACTACAAAGTTTCTTAACTTTTCGAGATTTACAACATTGAGTTTCTTCATCCGAGGTTGTTTGAAACACTCcgaaaattcaaattcaaaatttatcggaGAGACTTTGTCGAGTATATCTTTATTTCCAAAttaaatacactcggcaaagaaattaagcgaaaaaattaaaaatactaGATGGACCCGAAAAATTACCGAAATTTCACATTAAGCAATCCATGTTGTCGATTACCTATATAAAAAGTTTTGAACTCAAACAACAATTCAACCATCAATTTGACTCCAAATCTTATCAGATCCTTCTCAACTCTATGATTCTTCTTCGGAGATGTTTCGGTTTGTAAGCAACATACGTGACAAAGTGAGCGAAACCTCCTCAATTTTTCCCACAACCTACACATATGATATTATGACATCTtgccaaatctcataatttttagacattgtttgctatttttaaaatttttaaaaaattcagGAATGGactgtttgccgagtgcacaCCCCTTGGCACTTGGCAAACAACCTTGTTTGCGGAGTGTCTTTTTTTTGCCATGTGTTTTTTCCTTGGCACTTGGCAAATAgattatttgccgagtgcccgaaagattgcactcggcaaacccctTGGCACTTGCCGAACTACGGTTTTTCCATAGGCCTCTATCTGGCATGCTCCCCTCCGATAGGCATTTTTCCCGAGCTGCTCCCACTCGCCGTCTCCCTCCCACGCGCCCTCCCTGCCCCTCCACTCCATCCCCGCGCTGCGTGAGAATTATGAAGTCCTCTATTTTTTTACGGACCatctaaaattttaaatttggctAAGATTATACCTAAGCTTTTGGAGTTACTCTAAGCTAAGATTTCTACGATAAATAGAGATTACCCCCAAATTTGCAAATTTCTCAGCATAATAGTTTCATTAatttacccgcaaaaaaaatatagtttCATTAATTTGCAAATTTCAAAGATTTCTAAGGTTGATACAACAGATGCAGTCCAATCGCTGGTGAACCGATGCAATCCAATCAGAGGCTAATATATTTTCTGATTGATGAAGTCACGCACGGGCGCTGATCGGCAATGGGAGGTTGGAAAGTTATGCTTTTTAAAATGTAGACTGCCTGGATTGGTCTGGATTTGCTACCCGGCAAACCATGTAGATCCACCCCTTAGACAGATGCTAACATAGCATCTATCCATCAGAGTGAAAAACCTGTGTATACATTGATCCATCATAACACCCTTAAACGCTACCGAGACTATCTTTCTGATTGACAAAGTTCTAGGTTTTATACCGGTCATAGGACACCTGGTGGTAATCAACTAGTATTTTGTTGGGTCAAGGACATGCCCGACAAACAAGATTGCTTCGGACACCTCCTCGACGACAAAGAACGTGAAGGGGTGGTCGGCGACGAAGTCCACTCTCCTCGGTGGCCCCGGCGGGCATGTAGCGCCGCACAACATGAAggtggctgccgccgcctcggTGCCCTCTTCGTTCACCTCGATCACCGCCTTGTGGCAGACCTCGTCGGCGAACAACGGCATGCCGGAGccgtcgtcctcgtccaccaCCGCCATGTCGGACAGGTCGGCCTGTCCAGCGTCCAAGGCGGCTCTGATCCCCATGCCGTCCCTGAGGACGCCCGTTAGGCTACCCGAGAAGGAAAGCTTGAACTTGGACAGCCTGAACTCTCCGACGGGCACCCGCGTCTCCGGCAGGCGGTAGCGCCAGAACCCCGGCATGGTCGTGATCCTGTCGACGAGGTCCGGCAGGCCGTCGCGCTCGTCCGGCAGGAAGACGTACATGGAGTACCGCGAGACTTGTTGGCCAGCAGCCGTCGCGTTGGGCCAGCCTCCCGGACCCAGTCCCTGATGCCacggccgcagcggcggcgacgattCGTACGGGAGCTTGAGCACCTTCAGCCCGTCGCGAACGCTGATGAACTGGCTCGACCGTGAACGCATgaagcgcgcgccggcggcggcgatgccgtCGAGGCGGTAGAACTTGTCCACGACGGTGTCGGCCTTGTCGAAGGGCTCGTCCCACTTGCCCTTGAAGTAGATGGCGTTGGCGAGGACGAGGCTCGTGTTTTTCTCAAGCGATGCCGGAGCGAGGATGGAGTCGATGAGGTTGTTCGTGGCCGCGGCCACCCAGCTGTTGATTTGGCAGACTGCTTTCTCCGGCTGCACAAATTAGACGAATCTCGACGAATTCATGAACGAATACAAGTGTTGGATACCAAGAAAAATCGAGAATTGCGtgtacacacacatatatatatataaatataaagcAATGTACGTACCTCATTGCGAAAGTCGACAGCGCGCGTCTCGGCCTTgtaggaagcggcggcggcgtcgcggaagCCCGGCCGGATCACGCACGTAGCATCGTGCCACATGCCCGTCGCGTTCGCGACGGCCGGGCCGCCCGACCGCGACTGGTCCGCGATCGCGCTCCGTACCACGGCGGCAACGAGCACGGCGAGCTCATCGCGGGAGCGTGCGCCGAGGGCGGCCAGGATCTCCTGGAGCgtgcggccgcgcgcgcccgcaGCGACCAGCGCGAGCGCCGCGTAGACGGACAGCGGCGAGAAGGCCGGGTTAGCGCCgcagctggcggcggcgaggtgcttCGCGAGGCGGAGCGCGAATGGCGTCAGGGCGGCGTGTTGGTGTACCGTACTCTCCGGGATGATGAGATCGCTACAGCCCGGGTCGTAGAAGGCGAATCCTCGAGAGAGAAATAATGAACACAATGACATCACGAAAATCAAAGCGACAGCG
The genomic region above belongs to Panicum virgatum strain AP13 chromosome 8N, P.virgatum_v5, whole genome shotgun sequence and contains:
- the LOC120684808 gene encoding putative serpin-Z6A; protein product: MSLCSLFLSRGFAFYDPGCSDLIIPESTVHQHAALTPFALRLAKHLAAASCGANPAFSPLSVYAALALVAAGARGRTLQEILAALGARSRDELAVLVAAVVRSAIADQSRSGGPAVANATGMWHDATCVIRPGFRDAAAASYKAETRAVDFRNEPEKAVCQINSWVAAATNNLIDSILAPASLEKNTSLVLANAIYFKGKWDEPFDKADTVVDKFYRLDGIAAAGARFMRSRSSQFISVRDGLKVLKLPYESSPPLRPWHQGLGPGGWPNATAAGQQVSRYSMYVFLPDERDGLPDLVDRITTMPGFWRYRLPETRVPVGEFRLSKFKLSFSGSLTGVLRDGMGIRAALDAGQADLSDMAVVDEDDGSGMPLFADEVCHKAVIEVNEEGTEAAAATFMLCGATCPPGPPRRVDFVADHPFTFFVVEEVSEAILFVGHVLDPTKY